From the genome of Halomonas sp. 1513, one region includes:
- a CDS encoding ATP-dependent RNA helicase HrpA: MSTTASRSTASPDLTRLRDLEARLGDCLGGDAVRLGKRLAGLERRARDGKPVDRGLGEVERLIDASASKVAARRAQPVTLRYPPELPVAERRDDILAALREHQVVVVAGETGSGKTTQLPKLCLELGLGRRGLIGHTQPRRLAARSVATRLAEELEVPLGEQVGYQVRFSDQSNERTLIKLMTDGILLAETQHDPDLSRYEAIIIDEAHERSLNIDFLLGYLKRLTARRPDLKIIITSATIDVERFAAHFGEPDRPAPVVQVSGRTYPVELHYRPLVRDADDEEDRTLQEGILQAVEEIEQIERDKRWWHGPRDVLIFLPGEREIRETADTLRRADLKGTEILPLYARLSNAEQNRVFQPHAGRRIVLSTNVAETSLTVPGIRYVIDPGLVRISRYSYRSKVQRLPVEPVSQASADQRKGRCGRIAEGVCIRLYAEEDFLARPAFTEPEIQRTNLASVILSMLSLRLGDIEAFPFVDAPDARFIKDGFRLLFELGAVDAAQRLTATGKRLARLPIDPRLARMVLAGAEQGALREVLIVVSALAVQDPRERPADKRQAADQAHRRWQDPESDFVAWLNLWHGFEAARDELSGNQLRRWCRDNYLSYLRLREWHDTFRQLRQLLRDMEIQVPPAAPRRADDDPEQRAEARRESAVKLHQSLLTGLLSNLGQLTENREYLGARNRKFVIHPGSGLAKKSPKWLMAGELVETSRLFAREVARIQPQWIEPLAGHLVKRSYSEPHWEMKRAQVVAFEQVTLFGLPIVNRRKVHYGPIAPGEAREIFIRRALVEGEFRTRGEFFAHNRALIDEVEDLEDRARKRDILVDEEALFDFYDQRLPAEIINGKGFEAWRKQAEADDPAILKFDREALMARDAGDVTVEQYPDELLLGGVRYPLAYHFQPGAGDDGVTLTVPAAMLAQLPAARLEWLVPGLRREKCIALMKSLPKAVRRQVVPIPDWVDAALEALVPDDVPLGAALGEFLRVKTGLRLSPDDWRYDQLEPHLIMNLRVVDHDGRVLGEGRDLDALIERFSEAASQGARALADAGGASEAVESLPEQPLPASRVTTQAGIRVEAYPALVATGDTLAVELFDHPDKALAAHRRGVAQLAIQRLPDQARHIARLKGLERCALLFAKVGSKRQLVDDVVFASVEQVVAVDPLPRSRSDFEARLEASRAELVPHAEALVATLEQALKGHLAVTKALKGNLSFALALVYSDLKAQMQRLVYPGFVSDAGAWLEHYPRYMQAAEIRLEKAPRERNRDQMLMHEVQDFERRLEERREATRRAGASDPDLDEFGWWIEELRVSLFAQQLGTLMPVSTKRLARRWAEITGRHH, translated from the coding sequence TTGAGCACCACCGCTTCCCGCTCCACTGCATCCCCCGACCTGACTCGTCTGCGCGACCTCGAGGCGCGGCTGGGTGACTGCCTGGGTGGCGACGCCGTGCGCCTGGGCAAGCGCCTGGCCGGGCTCGAGCGGCGCGCGCGGGACGGCAAGCCGGTGGATCGTGGCCTCGGCGAGGTCGAGCGGCTGATCGATGCCTCGGCGAGCAAGGTCGCCGCGCGGCGTGCCCAGCCGGTCACCCTACGCTACCCACCCGAGCTGCCGGTGGCCGAGCGCCGCGACGATATTCTCGCCGCGCTGCGCGAGCACCAGGTGGTGGTGGTGGCCGGCGAGACCGGCTCGGGCAAGACCACCCAGTTGCCCAAGCTGTGCCTGGAGCTGGGACTGGGACGGCGCGGGCTGATTGGCCACACCCAGCCGCGCCGGCTGGCGGCGCGCTCGGTAGCCACGCGCCTGGCCGAAGAGCTAGAGGTGCCGCTCGGCGAGCAGGTCGGCTACCAGGTGCGCTTCAGCGACCAGAGCAACGAGCGCACCCTGATCAAGCTGATGACCGACGGTATCCTGCTGGCCGAGACCCAGCACGATCCCGATCTGAGTCGCTATGAAGCGATCATCATCGACGAGGCCCACGAGCGCAGCCTCAACATCGACTTCCTGCTCGGCTACCTCAAGCGACTCACCGCGCGCCGTCCCGACCTCAAGATCATCATCACCTCGGCGACCATCGACGTCGAGCGCTTCGCCGCCCACTTCGGCGAGCCCGACCGCCCGGCGCCGGTGGTCCAGGTCTCGGGGCGTACCTACCCGGTGGAGCTGCACTACCGGCCGCTGGTGCGCGACGCCGACGACGAGGAGGACCGCACCCTGCAGGAGGGCATCCTGCAGGCGGTGGAGGAGATCGAGCAGATCGAGCGCGACAAGCGCTGGTGGCACGGCCCCCGCGACGTGCTGATCTTCCTGCCCGGCGAGCGCGAGATCCGCGAGACCGCCGACACCCTGCGCCGCGCCGACCTCAAGGGCACCGAGATACTGCCGCTCTATGCGCGGCTCTCCAACGCCGAGCAGAACCGCGTCTTCCAGCCCCACGCCGGACGCCGCATCGTGCTCTCGACCAACGTCGCCGAGACCTCGCTGACAGTGCCCGGGATCCGCTACGTGATCGACCCGGGGCTGGTGCGCATCAGCCGCTACAGCTACCGCTCCAAGGTCCAGCGCCTGCCGGTGGAGCCGGTCAGCCAGGCCAGCGCCGACCAGCGCAAGGGGCGCTGCGGGCGCATCGCCGAGGGCGTCTGCATCCGGCTCTACGCCGAGGAGGACTTCCTGGCGCGGCCGGCCTTCACCGAGCCCGAGATCCAGCGCACCAACCTCGCCTCGGTGATTCTCTCGATGCTGTCGCTGCGGCTCGGTGACATCGAGGCCTTCCCGTTCGTCGATGCGCCGGACGCGCGCTTCATCAAGGACGGCTTCCGGCTGCTGTTCGAACTGGGGGCGGTGGACGCGGCCCAGCGCCTGACCGCCACCGGCAAGCGCTTGGCGCGGCTGCCCATCGACCCGCGGCTGGCACGCATGGTGCTGGCCGGCGCCGAGCAGGGCGCGCTGCGCGAAGTGCTGATCGTGGTCTCGGCGCTGGCGGTGCAGGACCCCCGCGAGCGGCCGGCGGACAAGCGCCAGGCCGCCGACCAGGCCCACCGCCGCTGGCAGGACCCGGAGTCGGACTTCGTCGCCTGGCTCAACCTGTGGCACGGCTTCGAGGCGGCCCGCGACGAACTCTCCGGCAACCAGCTCAGGCGCTGGTGCCGCGACAACTACCTGAGCTACCTGCGCCTGCGCGAGTGGCACGACACCTTCCGCCAGCTGCGCCAGCTGCTGCGCGACATGGAGATCCAGGTGCCGCCGGCCGCGCCGCGCCGCGCCGATGACGACCCGGAACAGCGTGCCGAGGCGCGCCGCGAGAGCGCGGTCAAGCTGCATCAGTCGCTGCTCACCGGGCTGCTCTCCAACCTTGGCCAGCTCACCGAGAACCGCGAGTACCTCGGCGCGCGCAACCGCAAGTTCGTGATCCACCCAGGCTCCGGACTGGCCAAGAAGTCGCCCAAGTGGCTGATGGCCGGCGAACTGGTCGAGACCTCGCGGCTGTTCGCCCGCGAGGTGGCGCGCATCCAGCCGCAGTGGATCGAGCCGCTGGCCGGGCATCTGGTCAAGCGCAGCTACAGCGAGCCGCACTGGGAGATGAAGCGCGCCCAGGTGGTGGCCTTCGAGCAGGTAACGCTGTTCGGTCTGCCGATCGTCAACCGGCGCAAGGTGCACTACGGTCCGATCGCTCCCGGCGAGGCCCGCGAGATATTTATCCGCCGCGCGCTGGTGGAGGGCGAATTTCGCACCCGCGGCGAGTTCTTCGCCCACAACCGCGCGCTGATCGACGAGGTCGAAGACCTCGAGGACCGTGCCCGCAAGCGCGATATCCTGGTCGACGAGGAGGCGCTGTTCGACTTCTACGACCAGCGACTGCCGGCCGAGATCATCAACGGCAAGGGCTTCGAGGCGTGGCGCAAGCAGGCCGAGGCCGACGACCCGGCGATCCTCAAGTTCGACCGCGAGGCGCTGATGGCCCGCGATGCCGGCGACGTCACCGTCGAGCAGTACCCCGACGAGCTGCTGCTGGGCGGGGTGCGCTACCCGCTGGCCTACCACTTCCAGCCCGGCGCTGGCGACGACGGCGTGACCCTGACGGTGCCGGCAGCGATGCTGGCGCAGCTGCCGGCGGCACGCCTCGAGTGGCTGGTACCGGGCCTGCGGCGCGAGAAGTGCATTGCGCTGATGAAGTCGCTGCCCAAGGCGGTGCGCCGCCAGGTGGTGCCGATCCCCGACTGGGTGGACGCCGCCCTCGAGGCGCTGGTGCCCGACGACGTGCCGCTGGGCGCGGCGCTGGGCGAGTTCCTGCGCGTCAAGACCGGGCTGCGCCTGTCACCCGATGACTGGCGCTACGATCAGCTCGAGCCGCACCTGATCATGAACCTGCGCGTGGTCGACCACGACGGCCGGGTGTTGGGGGAGGGGCGTGACCTGGATGCGCTGATCGAACGCTTCAGCGAGGCGGCCAGCCAGGGCGCCCGCGCACTGGCCGACGCCGGCGGCGCCAGTGAAGCGGTCGAGTCGCTGCCCGAGCAACCACTACCGGCGTCGCGGGTCACCACCCAGGCGGGGATTCGCGTCGAGGCGTATCCGGCGCTGGTCGCCACGGGCGATACGCTGGCCGTGGAGCTGTTCGACCACCCCGACAAGGCCCTGGCCGCGCATCGCCGCGGGGTCGCTCAGCTGGCGATCCAGCGTCTGCCCGACCAGGCGCGGCATATCGCCCGTCTCAAGGGGCTCGAGCGCTGTGCGCTGCTGTTTGCCAAGGTCGGCAGCAAGCGCCAGCTGGTCGACGACGTGGTGTTCGCCAGCGTCGAGCAGGTGGTGGCGGTGGACCCGCTGCCGCGCTCGCGCAGCGACTTCGAGGCGCGCCTCGAGGCCAGCCGCGCCGAGCTGGTGCCCCACGCCGAGGCGCTGGTGGCGACCCTGGAGCAGGCACTCAAGGGCCATCTGGCGGTGACCAAGGCGCTCAAGGGCAACCTCAGCTTCGCTTTGGCGCTGGTCTACAGTGACCTCAAGGCGCAGATGCAGCGCCTGGTCTACCCCGGTTTCGTCAGCGACGCCGGGGCCTGGCTCGAGCACTATCCGCGCTATATGCAGGCCGCTGAGATTCGCCTCGAGAAGGCACCCCGCGAGCGCAACCGCGACCAGATGTTGATGCATGAAGTCCAGGACTTCGAGCGCCGCCTCGAGGAGCGCCGTGAAGCGACTCGTCGCGCCGGCGCCAGCGACCCTGACCTCGACGAGTTTGGCTGGTGGATAGAGGAGCTGCGCGTGTCGCTGTTCGCCCAGCAGCTCGGCACCCTGATGCCGGTATCCACCAAGCGCCTGGCGCGGCGCTGGGCCGAGATCACCGGCCGACACCATTAA